The DNA sequence tggccttgaactcacagccatgcacctacctctgccttccaaatgctgtgattaaaggtgtgtgccactacacctggctcacttgcttgcctgctttctttctttctttttttctttcctttccttttctttcatcctCAATGCTGGTGATCAAACCCATGGCTTTAcgctgctaggcaagtgctctagtaTTGAATCCCTCAACCACGTTTCTGTCTTAACGTTGTGACCTTAGGGGACATATGAGTTATATTTTAGGACTATTCCCTGATCCACAAAAAAGTGGACAAGAAGCCaaactcagtggtcctcctacttcagcttttgGGAGTGAaggtatataaataataaagaatgaaagctggggcgtggtggcacatgcctttaatcccagcacttgagaggcagaggtaggaggatctaagtgagttaaggccaacctggggctacagagtgagctcctggTCAAGCTGtggtacagcgagaccctacctcaaaacaaacaaaaagtaggcAACCCCTGCTACCTGGTATTGTCACAGTGGTGAGATGAGGACACGGGACAGTCTTGCAACAGAGTGCGTACAAGGCGACCGCTTCGTTAGTGTCCCCTGCCTCTGATGGGCGAAGGGCGTTCCGAGTCTGAAGGGCATTGTGTGTGAGATGGTTTTGTTCCTATGTATCTCTTTAACATTTCCCTTCAGGGAAAGCAAGAAACACTACTTACTCAGGCTCCCTTCCCTGGGGAATCCTCTCGGCTAGAGTGGGCACCCCGAAGCTAAGCTTCCCAGCTGGCCTCTGAGGGACACATGTTTGTTGGTATTGGCAGAGGAGGAAATGCCAGGCATTTTGCAAAGTGCTGATGGGAAATGGTGTCAggtccatggggggggggggctcagtgACCATTCCCAGCTGGCCAAGGAGCCCCAGGCCACCTTCTTTCCCAAGAGATAACCCACTCTTCCCCTGTCGCTTGTTCCCAAGCAGCCCCCTGTGTTGCAGCTTCTGTCTCTTTAAgggcctccccctccctcttcacTTGCTTTCCCCCCCTTCCCACTCTCTGTCGCAGCCGCTGCCGTGGCTCAGAGCTGCATGGACGACACTGCTGCAGGTCCTGTTTCTTGGTGTCTGGtcggtgccatcatttccctccccctcctttgccctccccaAGCTGacagcttcccctccccctcctcctccccacagaGGGGGCAGGGGGCTGGGCACCACTCTATAATGCCATGTGTAATATCCACGCAAGGCAGTGGGGACTGTGGCAGCAGCCTGAGAAGGCAGTGGTAGCCGGTGGTGGCAGGAGATCAGTGTTGACCGCTGACCATTTGCTCAGCTGCTCTCCTAGCTCAGACCTTCGGTCCCTCCCTCCTTTCGGGGCTGGCACTGCCGTCCCCCACCCCGCCTCCTCGGGCCCTCCCAGCCTCTCCACGTAAGTCCCCCCCCCACCTGCCGcggctctccctcccctcccccagctgcatcctcctcctcctgtcccttctctctctcagtcctCTCACCAAGTCCTCCCCTGGTCGCCTCTTCCCATCCTTCCCACTGGCTTTCTCCTCCCCAGCTCCCATCCTTTCTTTTCTGACTCTGCCTGGCTGGTCCTCTTTCCCGTGTTCCCAGTCTCATCGAAGTCGCtgcctcccttcccctggtctggCTCCCTTGTCCCATCCTGTCCCCGCCCTGTCCCCTTTgtgccccttcctcctcctttctctctccttgcctggCTTGGTGTCCCTTCCCCACCTCTAACTCCTTCAGCTCGCTGGTTTCCCTGCCCCgtttgagccaccatgctcacccCAATGGTGGCTGGGGGGGTTGTGTTCCCCGGACTCTTCCTCCTATCCAAGAAGACGCTCCAGAGGCTGCCCCAGCTGCGCTGGGAGGAGGCTGACGCGGTCACTGTCTCCGCCAGGTAAATCGCATGCCTTCGCCGAGCTCAGCCCCTCTTCTCTGTCAGCCTTCCTTGGGATGGCAGGGACCCCAACACTTCCCTGGACCCTTGGCCCTGAGGGGATGGCAGCCCCATGTGGTGGGCAGTCAGTGGGTGTACCTCCAAGCTTCTTTTCATCCTTGGGCCCCTCACCTTCCCCAGAGACCTCAAGCTAACCCAGCCATCTGGTCTACTAGCATCCAGcctgcttttcttccttccccttgtCACTGTCCCATCCTCCAAAACAGACCAGCATGTGACTAAACATTCCTACAAGATATCAGGGAACAAGGCGAGAGGCAGACCATGTGTTTTTCAGGGCCAGTATTTGGGGGGCCAAGGCACAGAAGAGAAGATGGTGGAATTTGCACATCCCTAGGATGAGGGTCAGCCTCGGGGAAGGGAGCACAGTGGCACTCAAGAAGGCGGCGGGAAAGTGGCCCCGGGGAACTTGGGGTCACGGTGGGACCAGGCACTGGAGTGATGAGCATCCTGGTGATTGGGAGCCCCGTGGTGCGGGAGCAGCTTGAGGCTTCCTTGGCCTTCCTCAGGGAGAGGCTTTGCTGTCAGCACTCCCAGCAGCACCTCACCTCAGGATGACCCCCCTCCCTCATGTCTTGGGAGAAGGCAACTCAGCTGTCACAGATTGTGGGAAGGAGGAAGGCCAGGAGGCGTGGGGAAAGTGGCGGGCAGTGGCTGAGCAAGGCCAGGATCTGGGAAGTGATGGTGGAGGGCGAGCCTGGCCCTGGGAGAAAGTTGTCAAGGAGTGGCCCTGAGAAGTGACCAGTCCCAAAGCACAGTAACTGGACTAACTATGAGGAGGCAGCAGCATACACGGCttgtcccttcttcccttcctttcttccttcccctgtcTGCCTAGGCTGGTGTCCTCCGTCCAGGCCATCATGGCCTCCACAGCTGGCTACATCGTGTCCACCTCTTGCAAGCACATCATTGATGACCAGTAAGTACCTCACAACACCTCTGCCCGTGACCCCTCggtctgtgtatgtgtgggatCCAGGAGTACCCCAGCTAACTTGGGCTTGAGCAAGTTTGTATAATTGCTGTAACTCCACACTCAGGGAGAAATTCATCCTGTCCTGTACTTAAAGGTCAGAACCAGGGGAGCAAGAGTAGGGGGAATCAAAGAACCCTCAAGGCAGTGTCTGGTCAGCTTCCTGACCTCTTGTATTATAGTGGGATCTGCATGTCGTTTCCAACCCTGCCTCACCCCAACTCTTACACCCCTCCTGTCCCATTTCCAACCAGCATTCAAATGGGGTGCCCCTCATTGTACTAGGCTTATCTCCCAACTCCTCCCAGAATTCAAGTGTCCAACCCAGTTCTGTGCCcaagagagaagagaacagaaagaTGACACAAACAAAGCCACTAAGGGTCAggccgtgggggaggggagggagggcaaagAGGCCAGAATTTGGCACAGGAAGCTGCTGCAGTGTTTAGTGCTTGCCAAAAAGGCCCAGGCCTTAAGAGGTGGGGCaggaagaggtggagggaagACGGGCCCTGTCCGTGGTGCTGATCCGGACACTTTTGCTGGCTGTGTGCTGCAAGTTGGTTCTGAGGGTGCCCAGGATGCCCTCCTTTCACTCTTTGCTTCTGATTCTGTTACCATTCTGTAGTGTTCCTTGAGCCCCAGGGGACATCCTGGGGATGCTCTTGTCCCCAGCTGCCCCTGATctgtttgctttctcttttcccATATGTGAGTTCTCTCCTCTGTAAGGTGAGGTTACATCCTTGCCCTGAAGGGCTGCTGCAAGAAGGGATTGGGGTGGCTGTAGTAGGTGCTTAACTCCTCATACCCTCTCCATGACTTGGCTTCCTCCTGacttttccctccccttccctggcCAATTAGATCCAAGAGGAGCCTAGCCTTCAGGGCCTTTCCTCCTCACACCTTCTTACTCAGGGGTCACCTTTTGGCTCTTTCATTTCCTCCCCCTCTAAGCTCGTTCTTGCCCCCCCTTTAATCCTCAGGTAGGTGGGAGGATCAAGGTTAATCAGGGGCAACAGCTGTTCCTCCTTCTGAGCACCTGATTGCTGAGGGAGTGGGGAACGGGATAAAACAGCTCACACAGCAGCCCGGGGCCTGGAGCCCATCCTGCACTCTCCCAGCCGAGGGTCCCACAGGTTCCAACCCCCACCATGTTTCTGGGCATGCTACCTGAACtactctttaaataaaaaaaaaaaaaaaaaaaaaaatatatatatatatatatatatatatatatatatatatatttttttttttttttttttaggtttttcaaggtagggtctcactctagcccaggctgacctggaattcactgcatagtctcagggtggcctccaactctctgcgatcctcctacctctgccttcccagtgctggaattaaaggcatgcaccaccacaccaggcttgagcTACTCTTTACTATAGTTTCTCTAAGGCTAGTTTTCTCCTTCTTCACTGTTCCCCTGTGTATCTGTTCTTCATGTCTGGTCATCTGCCTCTCCCTTGTCATCCCTGTGTTCCAGTCACATGCCCTTCTAGCAGgttctcccctccccaccgcaCACACTGCCAGTGGTTCTTTTAAGAGTGGACCTTCTCTCCTTCCAGAACAGCCGACCTTGGCACACTCCATCCCCAGCTGGCCTCCACCCCAAGTCTTGCACTCTctcctcagcagcagcagcagcagcaggtcttTCTTGGTGTAGTAGGGCTGGCTGACTTTGCTTTCACCCCCAGCCCACCTGCCTGGATGAACAGGCTCCCCTGGGCTTGCCTTTCTTACCCACTACCACCTCAGACCCGCCGGAGGACTGCTGGACTTCAGAGAAAGTGCCAGTGTGCTGACtcgaggcaaaaaaaaaatgcaatggtgCATATTCGTGtacttctgttttttgtttgcactcaaagcccatggaactttctctgtcCTGAGCATCTTTTGCTCAGCATTTTCTCCTGTCTGCTTGGCTACACTTGAAGAAATGAGATGGACCACCTTGGAGCAAAGAGAGCCGCAGCACTTCTGCCTCACCATGGAGGTCTGGCTCTGACACCTCGTGAACTTTCTAGAGACAGTAGGGTTGACAGCAAGGACTTCTGAGGTTATTGCTTGGCCACATTATCTAGCTTTTCCATGACTCAGTTGTATTGTctgtatatgtttttttaaaatttttattagcattttccatggttataaaaaaaatccaatggtagattccctccctcccccacccctcaggtAGACTCAACACCTTTGCACCTCAGGCTGCAATGCTGCTAAGgaatgccccccacccccaagtctTTCCCCTTTGTGTACATGGGGTTTTGTGAGGAGTGAACAAGTtaacacagccaggtgtggtggcgctcgcctttaatcccagcacatgggaggcggcagaggtaggagaattgctgtgagttcaaggctagctacatagtgaattccaggtcatcctgggctacagcaagaccctacctcaaaaaaaaaaaaaaaaaaaaaaaaagttaatgcacTATAAAGAAAGCCTTCGCAGCACAGGGTCTGGCATATGGTAAGTTGGCAATTGTAGCTGGGCTGTAGGTTCTTTCTCTGGTGAGCACCAGTCTCCCCACTATTTGTCCTTACTCTGCATATCTGTATTTGTACTTGGCCAGAGCTCATTTCCATCTCTACCTTGTGAGCTACAGTTTTCtggtcttttccttcccttccccctttatgttgcagagagagagagagagagagaaaccgagagagagacagacagatagcatAGGTTCCGAGGTCCATCTGGCTTGCATCTCAGCCCCATTTCTTAGTAGCTGTGAGACTGCATGACCTTGGGCGAGCTCCTCACCCGCCTCTACCCTTCAGCTCCACCGCCCGTAACCTGAGACCCGGTTGTTGGGAGCTTGCTGTCCCAGACTCTGGAGCACTGGGAGCTGCTCACCTGGGAACGGAGCTCTCAACCCCTCTTACCCCACTTCCCTACAGGCACTGGCTCTCTTCTGCCTACACACAATTCGCAGTGCCCTATTTCATCTATGATATCTACGCCATGTTCCTCTGCCACTGGCACAAGCACCAGGTCAAAGGACACGGAGGAGAAGATGGGACACCCAGAGCCCTGGGCAGCACCTGGGCGGTGGTGCGTGGCTACCTGCACAAAGAGTTCCTCATGGTACTCCACCACGCCGTCATGGTGCTCGTGTGCTTCCCGCTGTCCGTGGTGAGTCCTTTCTCCCACAGCCAGGTGGGCTGGGGTATGGATGCAGAGAGCAGGTCCCCCACATCACGCCAGCCCTGTAGGAAACCTAGCAGCAagacttgggggtggggggcattcCTTAGCAGCATTGCAGCCTGAGGTGCAAAAGCATTGAGTCTACTTGGGGTGCTTTGGAGATCCAGCTGTGCATCCGAGCCTGTCCCTCCTCTGTGGTGTGAGGCCTGCAGTCTTGCCTCCAGGATCGTTGTGTGTTAGGCTCTCGGACCTCTCTGAAGCAGGCAGGCCTCCTCCTCACACTCCTGCCTCTCCCCTCAGGTGTGGCGACAGGGCAAAGGAGATTTCTTTTTAGGTTGCATGTTGATGGCTGAGGTCAGCACCCCCTTTGTCTGCCTGGGCAAGATCCTCATCCAGGTGAGAGGGGAGCTGAGGGCCTACGGGTCTAATAGTAGGGAGCAGACATGGAGGGCTTTCAGAGatttttctaataatttatttatttttattttttaattattatttcattttacttgtattttttggtttttaggggcagggtttcactctagcccaggctgacctggaattcactatataaatctcagggtggccttgaactcacagtgatcctccaacctctgcctcccaagtgctgggattaaagatgtgcaccaccatatctggcatattttttattatttttatttttattttatttttgagatagggtctcactctagcctaggctgactggaattcactatgtagtctcagggtggccttgaactcacggcgaacctcctacctctgcctcccaagtgctggcattaaaggtgtgtgccaccgtgcctattatttttttatttaaatattttattggggctggagagattgcttagtggttaaggtatttgcttgcaaaaccaaaagatcccagtttgattctccaggacctacgtaagccagctggcacatgcatctggagttcatttgcagtggctgaaggacctggcgtgctcattcacttcctctctctctctctctctctctctctctctctctccctctttctatcaaataagcaaataaataaatatattttaaaatattttatttatgggaaagagggcatgccagggcctctagccactgcaaatgaactccagatgcacttggcaccttgtgcatggggctttatgtgggtactggggatttgaacgcaggtcctttgactttgtaagcaagtgccttaactgctaagccagctatctttccagccctcaaagatTCTTTAAAGGCCAGGTACagctgttgggcatggtggcagtgcctataatcccagcttgcaggaggctgaggcaggacgatCAAGGGTTAGAGACTAGCCTAGACCATATATTATAGTACGATCAGCCTGGTACCGAGGTGGTCATGGGCGGAGCCCTAGGCCAggtggaggggaggctgtgggtgGCTGTGGAAATGTGCAGGGAGGCAGGTGGGCAGAGGCCCACGGGCGTAAGTGCAGGGCAGGGTCCTTCTCTGCCCCTGCCACCCCCGCTCTATCCACACAGTACAAGCAACAGCACACACTGCTGCACAAGGTGAACGGGGCCCTGATGCTGCTCAGCTTCCTGTGCTGCCGGGTGCTGCTCTTCCCCTACCTGTACTGGGCCTACGGGCGCCACGCCGGCCTGTCGCTGCTTGCCGTGCCCCTGGCCATCCCAGCGCACGTCAACCTGGGCGCCGCGCTGCTCCTCGCGCCCCAGCTCTACTGGTTCTTCCTCATCTGCCGCGGGGCCTGCCGCCTCTTCCGGCCCCGAAGCTCCCCTCCACCCTCTCCCTGTCAGACCCAGGACTGAGGGTGGGGGCCTGGGGACCCCCCCCACCCGTACCCCAGTGGGGACAGGGCTCTAGGGCCAATGGGTGGGGGGTTAAGAGCCAGGGACCCCTTGCCTTGACAGCCCCAAGACCCACAGATGGACCCAGAATGGGGAGGGACCATCTACCCTCCAGCGCTGAGGACAGGTGACCGGAAGGCAGGGCGAGAGAACCGCGTCTCCCCCCAAAGTGGCCGAGCCCGGTGGGGGGGGTGACCCTCTTCCCACATAGCCCCATGCTGGCGAGGTAGAGGAAAGAAGGCGACCATAGAACCAGACGTCAAAGGTCACGGGGTGGCCCCGTTACTAAGGACATCCCAGCCCCTCTGCTGCAAAGCTCTCTCTGCTCCCCATCACCTGGAGGGAGGAGACACCTTAATCCACCCCATGGGCCTTGTGAGGGGTTGGTGCCCTCCGCATAGCTCCTTCTTGAGGAGGAAGTCCGAGGAATCttaattatgtacttatttattctcATATCAAACTGATTTGTTGGGAGGGGCTGGTGACTGCTAGCCCTCCCCCAGGCTTCCCAATGCTGAGCAACTCCGGGGGCAGGTGAGggccccagcccctccccttagGCTGCACATCTTGCCCTCAGGCTCTGGCTTGTCCCTGGTGCTACAGCCCTCTCAAGGCTTCCTCCAGTCGTGGGTCCGGGACCCTGGGAGGTGCTTTACAGACCGCTAATAAAGACGATCTGCGTGAACGCCATCAAGGCTCCTCCTCTGGAATTTTCGGGCTGGGAAGGGCGAGGCTGTTCACAGAGAGGACAGGACACCTCCCCTCTCTGGCCCGTCACTGCTCACCGAGCAGTCAAGGGGGAGGGAGGCGACAACCTTTATTATCAGTAGGAGAGCAGCGGGGTCTGGACGCAGCGTTGGGTTCTGGGCCCTTAGGCTCCTTTCTGGAGAGTCCTGTAGGGCCGGGAGATCAAATGGAATGGTCACACATAGAGGACTTGGGTCCTCTGGAAGGGGTGAGCGTGGGGGGAGCATGGGAACAGGCCTCACATGTGGGTGCAGAGCTGGAAAAGGAGCCAGAAGAAGGCGACAGTCAGGGCGCTCACCAGGAAGTGATGGAAGAGCCCAGGTCCCGAACCTGGCAGACAGAGAAGCGTCAAGGGCAGCTCCCCTTCAGCCCGGAGAGGAGGGAGGCCCCTTTCTCAGCTGCTCTGTACCTGTCTTAAAGACCACgggtctctctccaataaactgGGCCACAGCAAGAAGACTGGCTTCATCTGAGTCTGGGTAATCAAAGAAGTCAGTCCTGTCTAAGAAGAGCTGGGATTCTTCTGCTCCTggggctgaggccttggtgccaTCTGGCCTGGGCGCTAGGATCCAGAGCAGAATCTGTGACAGGGACCTAGCAGACTCCTGTGCCCACCCAACCAGGTCAGGCAGACTCTGGGCCCTGCTGGTCCTTGTTCCCAAGGTAGATGAACTCCCACAGGAGGCCAGTGTCTGAGATGGGGTAGATGGGAGATGAGCAGAGGAGAGAAAGGCCAGTCAGGGGTGttggttcatgcctataacctAACACgagggaggccaagacaggaggattgctctaagttcgaggccagcttggactacatagtgatttccaggccagcctgggctacagagtgagacccttctctcaagaagaagaagaggaggaggaaggggaaggaagggaaggaggagaagaagaagaaaaagggagaaaagggagggaggaaaggagggaagggtggagatagagaagaaaaaagaaaagttaaaaggcCTAGAGCAGGCTGGGCTCCTCACCCTACTGAACAGTACTTATCCCCAAGCCTCCTTTCTTCCCACTGTCCCAGGGACAGCTTCCCACCTGTTTCTATGATCTCCAACCCAGCCAGccacacgcacacagacacacactgccACAGCCCCATGACCCCTCTGCTCCAATCTCCACTCCGACGACAGGGTGGGGTCTATGATGTCACAGCCCAGAGCCATTCTGATGGTCCGTGGTGGGGTGTGGGGAGAAAGTGCTCAGAGCTGGGCCCCTTTTCCCAAACTTCTGAAAGGGGGGATATTAAGGCCACTGAACCTTCATCCTTGGGGAAGATACACACGATAACGCAGTGACGGGATTGCGGTGTAGcacaggggtagagctcctgcccagcATACACGAGGCCTTGGGTTCCATCACAGCAcaccaagataaataaaaaataaataacagcagTGGCCCAGAACTTGGCAGTTCAATCTTGCCAAAAGCTGGCACTGCGGGGCACTGCATTGGTACAGCAGGCATATTTTAGGGTGGGGGACAAGGCCTCACATGTCATTGTCGCTTGAATCAACCATAAGTAATGTTTATTGAGCACTTATTAAATGGtaggagggctggggatgtagttcagttgagTGGCACACATAAAGCCCTAGGTTCGAGCCCCAATATTATATAACCTGGGTGTTGTAgcagatgcctgtaatcccagcacctgggaggtagaggccgGAGGATCTGACCTTCGAGGTTGACTACACAATGAGtgtgagagcagcctgggctccatgagaccctgtctcaaaaaaaaaaaaaaaaaaattacaaactgctgggcatggtggtgcacgcctttaatccagcactagggaggtagaggtaggaggatctccacgagttcaaggccaccctgagactacagggtgaattccaggtgagcctgggctaaagtgagaccctacctcaaaaaacaaaaacaaattaaaaattaaactaaaccaaaataaaatcaaatgctaAAAAAGAGGCtgggtagggctgaagagatggcttagtggttaaggtgcttgcctgcaaagcctaaggacccaggtttgattctccagagcccacataagccagatgtacaaggtggcatatgtgtctggagttcgtttgcagtggctagaggtcctaacacacccagtctctctctgtctctgcctctctttctcaaaataaataaataaaaataaaagaggctggagagatggttcagtagctaaaggcacttgtttgcaaagtctaacagcttggggttcaattctccagtacccatgtaaaactggatgggTACTTGTAATGGCAACAGaccctcctcacaaataaatatttttttagatgtagggtctcactgcagcccagactgacctggaattcactatgtagtctcaagctggcctcaaactcacagtgatcctctgatctCCGCCTgcacagtgctgagattaaaggcgtatgtcaccatacctggcaataatttttttcaaaaaaatgtcaAGAATGACTAGAGAGAACCCATTGGTTAAaaaacacttgtttgcaaggcctgatggttcagattctatttcccagtacccacataaaaacagatgcatctgaagtttattgtggcaagaggctctggcaacctattctttctttctttctttctttctttctttctttcttccttccttccttccttcctttctctctccctccctccctctctctctctctctctctctctatctctgcttacaaataaatattacatatatatatacacatatatatatatgtatatgtatgtatatgtatgtatatgtatgtgtatatatatatatatatatatatatatatatatatatatatatatatatatatatatcgtttgcttgttttttctttcagggagggtctcactctagctcaggctgacctggaattcactatgtagtctcagggtggcatcaaactcatggcaatcctcctacctctgcctctcaagtgctgggattaaaggtgtgcaccaccatgcctggcatttttttttgttttttggaggcagtatctcactcttgtccaggctgacctggaattcattatgtagtctcagggtagcctcgatctcacaatgatcctcctacgtctgtctcctgagcactgggtaaaaatatttttttaagggctggagaaatggcttagcagttaaggcacttgcctgagaagcctaaggacccaggttcaactccccagaacccagccagatgcacatggtggcacatacatctggagttcatttgcagccgctagaggccctggcacgccatcctccctctccctctccctctcaaataaataaataaatgtaaataccaAGAAACCACAGATTGGCTCATTTAACCAATTTTGAAATAGCTCTAGGACAGAGGGCCTTGTGTCCATTCTACAGAAGACAGAACCAAGCACAGGGGGGAAAGGAACTGAACAACTGTGTGCATCTTCCTGGGGTTCTTCATTGTCTTCTGGGCCTAAATTCAGGAGTGTTCTCTGATCCATCACCAGATCCTGTAAAGCTCAACAGACGCTGAGGACCGAGGGTAATAGCAGATTTTCCCACAAGGTGGCAGCAGTATCCACCTGACTTACACCTCCTCACTATAGGagcctccaggcctccagccagccTCTTCCCACAGGAGGCATCTGGTGCCCCAGGAAGACATGCATCACTAGGGACTGGCTATGGGGTTGTCAGATAAATTTCCCTGGCTCATTCCAAAACAAGACTCTAGGCCGCCAGATTTCTTTCACGCTAACTCAGTTTCCCCTCTGATGGCAGCAGCGACTTTTCTGTGACACTTCTCAACTGTCATCTGCACTCCTCATCTCAGCTTGTAAGAGACAGCTTCTGTTTAAGacctccaccttaattttttgttttttttttttgtttgttttttcgtggtagggtcttgctgtagcccaggctgacttggaattcactatgtagtctcagggtggccttgaactcatggcgatcctcctacctctgtctcccaagtgctgggaagaaaggcaTGCAACATCATGCCCGTCTAtccacctttattattattttttgtttatttttatttatttatttgagagagacagacagagagagaaagaagtggagagagggagagataaaacaaactccaaatgcatgtgccgtcaccttgcacatctggtttttgtgggtcctggggaatcgagcctcaaaccggggtccttaggcttcacaggcaagtgcttaacctctaaaccatctctccagcccccaccttaatttaaaaaaaaaagttttattctattggagagagagacagagagaaagagagatagagaggcagatatatagagagaatgaacactccagggcctctagccactgcaaacgaactccagacacatgtgccaccttctgcatctggcttacgtgggtcctggggaa is a window from the Jaculus jaculus isolate mJacJac1 chromosome 12, mJacJac1.mat.Y.cur, whole genome shotgun sequence genome containing:
- the C12H16orf92 gene encoding fertilization-influencing membrane protein, with translation MGLWQCVSVCVWLAGLEIIETAPRPDGTKASAPGAEESQLFLDRTDFFDYPDSDEASLLAVAQFIGERPVVFKTGSGPGLFHHFLVSALTVAFFWLLFQLCTHM
- the Tlcd3b gene encoding ceramide synthase isoform X1, with amino-acid sequence MLTPMVAGGVVFPGLFLLSKKTLQRLPQLRWEEADAVTVSARLVSSVQAIMASTAGYIVSTSCKHIIDDQHWLSSAYTQFAVPYFIYDIYAMFLCHWHKHQVKGHGGEDGTPRALGSTWAVVRGYLHKEFLMVLHHAVMVLVCFPLSVVWRQGKGDFFLGCMLMAEVSTPFVCLGKILIQYKQQHTLLHKVNGALMLLSFLCCRVLLFPYLYWAYGRHAGLSLLAVPLAIPAHVNLGAALLLAPQLYWFFLICRGACRLFRPRSSPPPSPCQTQD
- the Tlcd3b gene encoding ceramide synthase isoform X2, translating into MLTPMVAGGVVFPGLFLLSKKTLQRLPQLRWEEADAVTVSARLVSSVQAIMASTAGYIVSTSCKHIIDDQHWLSSAYTQFAVPYFIYDIYAMFLCHWHKHQVKGHGGEDGTPRALGSTWAVVRGYLHKEFLMVLHHAVMVLVCFPLSVYKQQHTLLHKVNGALMLLSFLCCRVLLFPYLYWAYGRHAGLSLLAVPLAIPAHVNLGAALLLAPQLYWFFLICRGACRLFRPRSSPPPSPCQTQD